The genome window AAAAGTAACCTCATCGCTgcatctgtatctgtctctaGGTGTCCAAGAATAGCAGAGGACATCGAAAGATACAAAAGACTGTAAAAATCTTCTGCAAAAATGGTGCTTCTGTTCTTAAGTCATAAAAGAAACTCTTTACCAAATACAGCCTGACTGATACAACCAAATCAAATACAGCCAGTGCGATGTGGAATTGTTCAAAATTTAGTCTCTGATGTTCAAGTCCTTTAAGTGGTGGGCACTGTGTTGTCAAAGACAATtaactgaattattattattattattattattattattattattattattattattattattattatcactattattattattattattattatttctaaacttTGTCAAAGCAGAGTTTCATTTCCTCACTCTTGTCCAAATATACTGAGGTAGTACTGACTAAAATTATCATGTGTTTCAACCACAAACGCACTATAAATTATCTTACAGAGTCTTTGCGGTGCTAGAATTAGAAATGGAAATACAAATCTTTGTAATTTTACAAAAGTTTTGGCACACCAtacttataatattttttggCAAGCCAATTCAGTGTATTTGTGTAGATTTTGACTTTATAAAGAAAATGGAAATATTTTTCAGGAAATCCAGCATAAACTGCCAATATTTATATTTGAGTGGATAAAAAGCCAGGAGGTGGGGGCGATACTTGTTGTCATGTCTACGCTGCAATAGATGCTTGAGTGTTTTTTCCACTTTGGACTTGCCACACTCCtggattttaataaataaaatatgctaTTCCACTCCTGTAGCCCTCTCTTCTTGCTGAGATAAAATAGTCGTACATTTCCCTTCATGTGGAATAATGGCAAAGGTATACTCAGTATCAGCCTCCTGCCTTTGTTCTTCAATTTTGAAATAGCTTCATGTCATTGGTATGTAAGCTAGTGCACCACCTCAGAGTCATCTAATTCAGGCTAGCACTTTTAAATCAAATATACCAAAGGAGGTCCATTAAATCACATCAAAAATCATATGATGCTGGACATTGCTTATTATCTAAAGAGCTTTTTTCAGATCAGGGGATTTTCTTATACAATTATGAGTTATAATCTTGCAATACAGATTAATGATAGTGGACCAACCTATTAACAGGAAGATTTAGCATTATTTAACTTGACACAGGGAGGCTCTTACAACCCATAAATCTGACTGCTGACTGTAAATGATCAGTGTCAATAATGTCAGTAGAGTAACAGCTTTTTGTTGTTCAATGTGGATTCTAATTACATTCTGCTGTCCATGAATCCACCGTACATGGTACCAATATTAATCACTGACTCCATTGTTTTGCATACCTTTATTTCACAGAAGCAAAATATTATACcattatatgaaaatattatgtttacattccttttaaaattattaatttaatccCACTAAAAATAGACACGTACAAATAAATGATCCGGTTATCTGGTACTGACTTAATAAGGGGTAGGGGTTAATTCCAATTGCCCTCTTTCCTCTAAACTACTGCTTCTCATACAGAAGAGAAAGGACATAGCTTTGTACTTTATCAAATATGCATGGCCTTTTGTCTTTAACACTTTTGCATGTCAAGGCTGTCAAGAGCGAACCTTATAACAACATTATCAACTTATGCCACAAGATTAGAGTTGTAGTTAAGACGAGCAGAAGGAAGATCAAGGCCTTGACAAATCTAGTTAATCAAAACATAGAccttcttttctcaaaatctaacaaaaataaaagaaatgaatctttagTTTCTTTTGCATGTATACCCATAATTACCCAATTTAATTACACCAAAATTTCCCATAAGCGTTCAACTGGCTTGAAATCTGGTGACTGTAAAGaacatagcatatgatttacccattttcatattcattaaaCCATTAAGTGAACGATTGTACCCTGTGGATGACGATGACGACACTATCATAACCTCTCACTCACACGCTATCATAACCTCTCACAAACGCTATCAtaacttctcacacacactatcataATATTGCTGAGTCAGACATTGTCCAGTCCACATCTAGGCAGCTACTCACACCGAGTTTGATTCACAGACATGCAATATCTCATGTTGTAGTGCAAACTGACTTAccttgaaagaaagaaactgctTGCCTGCAGTGCTAGAAACAAACACTCACGAAAGCTGTCACACAGGCAGATTAAGTCTTATCTTTCCATAGTATTCTTATTTCATCTCCACAGACCCCTTCTCTTGTATGCAAATCTTTGGtgaatgtgatttttttcaGGGCAGCCATGCATGCGACTTGCCTCCAGCTCATTTATCTAGTTTAATTAGACAAACTTCTAATGACAAACAGGCAGAGAAGACTCAACAATGAACTAAAGCAAACGCCTTCTGCAAGGGCTTAAACTAaaatggcttcttttttttattagaaaaataCTGCACAACAGAATTTAAGATTCTTTGTACAGGAACCATGAACAATGACAGACTGGAGACTGAAGACTTGTTTTGGCTTCCACACAATTGTCCAATCATTAACAATTCTCATGTAGCCTAATTACTGTAAACAGGTACTACTAAACTGGTAAGGTTTTGTAGTTCAGTTTGCCCCTGATCTCAAACATCAACACATGTTTCAAATCTTCATATATTGCTGTAAGGCAATTATTTATAGCATGAAAGTCAAACATAGACTGAATTTTACAATCCACAAGTAAATAGTGAAACAATAAGTATATAAGTAAAGAAAACTGAATTGTAAATCTGAATGAGGATATAAATGAGGATAACAGCATTTGGAGGTCTTTGACCTCAGCTCTACCAGCTGCTGCTGAGCTTAAGAGGCTCCTTTAGGGACTCTGAAAACAGTTCTTCAAAGAGGATGCATGTGAAATGGAAAAGAGTTAGGAAAATGACCACTCCTTACCCTGCATCTTCCTGTATGAATATTTCACAGCCTTGTCTGTACAATGCACTGGAATCTCAGCTTACTTTAATATTTGCAAGTTTAATAATTCATGTAATAAAAATCTGGACATCGAGTACAGACAAGAAGggaaagtctctctctctctctctctctgtgtgtgtgtgtgtgtgtgtgtgtgtgtgtgtgtgtgtgtaagatggCATGCCTGTGTGTATTCTTCACTAACATAAATTTCCAAGATTTTGGATATGAAGTTAAATTGAagtgtggtataaaatatgATGTCAAATATTTATGCTAGTTTTGTGTTAATCCTCCCAGAGTAGGTCTTGAAAATATCATAAATTTACAACGCACACATCACTTTGAAACTGTGTGTGCATTTTCATTTATAGTTGGTTACTTATGAATGACATTCAAGCACATACCTAAACTTATAATGGGATATGTCAAGTGTCACAAGCCTTACAAGCCTAAATGCTCTGCTTCGGAATAACATTCAAATCAATTAATTCCAACGCGGAGTGATTGCGGCACATGTCTGTCTAAGCAGCGCTCCTGATGTGGGTTAGAAGCATTCTCGCCTGTTTGTGCGCCTGAGGTGCGCGTCCGAGGCGCGCGCTGATGGAGTCACTCACTAAAGCCTCGCGCGCTGTGGACTGTGAGAGAAATGCTAAGCTAATCGTTTGGAAGCTGCACTTACCACACTGCACCGAACCGCCTCTCGCCATGCTGctctttttgttatttttctttttcagtagaGAAATATAAAATTTCGAAGAAACCATTTCCACCAAGGAAACGGTAAAGAAGACATTACTTTTCAGTGTGTCTCATATTGTAAAATTCCCGAGGAGAAGAAGTAGGAGCTCAATTCTGAGGAAGATCAGGTAACATTCAGGTTTTACATTTGggtacttttatatttatttatttatttatttttaatgaatgttttgTCGGATATCTCACCACATGTACGCGTTTTCTCTGGAATAGCCTGCATATATTGTGTTAGAGTAGACTGCATATATTGTGTTAGAGTAGACTGAGGACAGTGTCTTGGTGAGTCAGAAATAGAAATAGGTTAGCTTCGTTGAACTCTTTTGGCGGGAGACTGAGACATCAGTCATGTGAAGGGCGGACAGTCACAGGCACTGAACATCACCTCTCAGCTCTTAAACAGCTTCTGAACGGTAATAACATTTGACTTATTTTCTCTTTCGctactgaaatgtttttaaaacgcGTGTATTAGCCACATAGCTCTCTTAGAAcggtactaaactgtacttttcttGTCTCGGTGGTGGTAACACCAAGGGGACatgttttgtacctttagtatgtatattttatttggaACCGTTTACAGATAATTTAGGGTACTTAATTGGACCTTAATTGGACCTTGGACCAGTCCTCTAAAAGTGAAGTAATGGTACATTACACACTTTCCTAggtaaaatacatacatacatactaaaggtacagAAGATTCACCTTTGATTTTACAACCCCAGCAACAAAAAAGTACAGATTTCTATTGGTCTCTTATGTGTTTCTGGTGGGATGATTTCCCTTAATGGTTCCTGGTGATTATTATTGAAACATGAAAGAAGGTCCTACTGGGTCTGGTAATATTTGATAATAACCAGAAAATCCTGAATGAGAACCTACAGGAATCTGTTCAAAACCAATAAGTCAGTTCCCATTAAGGTTCTTTAAGTGATGGAAACGATGAGAGGGTTTTCTAACGGactgtgatgtgttttttttgggcGGGGTTTTCAGCATGGATGGCACTAGGGAGTGTATAGTGGATcaaaacataactataaacaggGATATGAAATGCTTGTGCTTCATTTCAGTTTTGACCCAAATGTAGCCTGACTATTGTATTCCTTATCATGTATGTGAGATGTGGTCTTATCTAAGCTCAACTATGGAAGCGTTCTGGCACGAGGTGTTCATCGCTATAATTTTACAGTATCCATTGTCCATTTCTCATTTGCAAACTAAATTATTCAGGGAAAATAAGGTCTTAATCACCTGTCTCTTGAATTGTTCAGTAACTAGAATCATGGGGATTAATATGCTTCCTGGCAACATTTACATACAACCTAATAATGTAGCAAATTTTTCATTCAGATGTCAATCTGAATTAAAATTGTGTCTGATCAATAAAGGTATTTATCCATGGGACATTCATGTCAAGGGGaactgcttattttttttttaatccactgtTGAATAAAAGCGACCCATGCCTAACTGTCCTTGtagtttattatgtttttttccccatgcttTTCAATGTGGAGATTCACATACATAATCAGATAATCGACCATTTTCAGATCTTGGTATTACAGCTGGTTTTCTATCAGGAGCTGTTCTGCTGTTGCTCAGCATCAGGGGATGGGTGTTTGGCCTACACTGGGACATGGCCCATGCCCACGCTACTGCAGCACACTCAAAAAGCTCCACAAAAATGTCTGGGTTGTCTTGTGTAGAAATCGGTGCAATTGTGATGTGTGAAGTGGATGTGGCAATGGCAAATGGAGTATTGGCAATCTGTACCAGGCTTTGGAGCACCTTTTGATCCTTGTCCGTCACCAGGGCCTGCATGGCGGGAAGGTCAAGGATGGCCTGATGACTTAATGAAGGTTGGCGAGGGACTTTAAGATCTCTGTGAAGGGATTTTTTTCAATCCTCGGTTTTGGCACCACTGTGAAACGTTGGTGGGTGTGAGGGAATTGAGTATGCTGGAGGCAGATGGTAGAGAAAGTTTTTGTCCTCAGCAGGACACTGTCACTTGCTGATGCACCCTGCTCTCTCTAGCTGACATTCAGCAGCTCATTCAAGACATACCTAATATATACTGTGTGgtcaaaagtatttggacacctcaacatagggctgggcgatatgacaaaaatatcatatcatgatacttgaggacatttctacaatacatgatgtgtatcacaatatataatttagTTAACAATCTGTTGCagaacagtagtaaaataaaccaaaaaacccgtgttaaactgagtttgattaaattttctttaatgcctacaacgtaagcaaaaaatacatcaccataccaactatatctcagaaaagtgttaTGTAAATAGCGTAGTTTCTGATATGTATAACAGAATagtgtatgctgtagcattacaatttcccttcactggaactaagggacccaaacctgttccagcatgacaatgccccatgcacaaagcaagctccatgaagacatggcttgaccaagttggagtggaagaactcaagtggcctgaacagagccctgatctcaaccccactgaacacctttggggtgaactggaatgctgactgcaaaCCATTCCTCCTCACCTAATATCAGtgactgacctcactaatgtttTTGTAGCTAAaagggcaaatccccacagacacacagccACATTCAGACATTCAGTACTTATGAGTATTAGTTGCTCCTGTTTTGACAGTAAGAAATAGGTCCTCATATACACATTCAGGGAAACAAATGCACATAGGTACTCACCCAGAGAAACACAAATGTacattccaaaaaaacaaaagacatttATATGTGAATTCTTACTTTTTCTCTCCTAAATATGCAGGGCGTTGATGGAGAGGATTTCGAATGACAGCCGGAACAGTGGTCATCACCGGTGGACTCATAGCTGCAGTCATCTTATTGACTATTGTTACAGTGCTGTGTTACTGTAGGCTgcaggtaaaaaaaatttcactaaGGCCACTGTTAATACTCTCGAGAACTATCCAAAACTACCCTCCAGCATATACTAAGGTAACATGGGCTACATCTAAAATCAATTGAATGCCCAGCTACCTGTTTTATGTGATTTTTGAATTTGTGCATAAGACAACCATGAAAGACAGCcttttgcaaaaataaaagaaacaaattaaagcaacaatttttaaaatatcagattattttaaataataacggATTTAGTATGATTGAATGTAGACTATCTGCTAGGCTTGTGAGATGTGTGCTATATGCCATCAACCTATCCTGCCCCCTTACTGTTGCCGATTGATGATAGCATCACCTGAGGATTTGTAGGTGTGTAGGATGCAGCCGGTGTGTATGAGCAGGGTATTATTGTAGCAATACTGAGGGGGAAAAGAAGAGTGCATGGCCAGTAATGTGTGTCATGGGCATGTTACTCATTACAGCAGAAAAAAATACCAGAAGCTGGTTACAACTCAGCTCCTGTTGCAAtcgctagcattagcatttagtcaggtttttctttaattaataaccCATTAACAAGTTTAGGAATGCTTCCAACCTGAAGCTGGGACAGTAAATAAACCTAACAAGTTATTAGCTGTAACTAATctcataaaatgaaaataaaatgataaactactcatgtactgtatgtggtcTGTGGTGAACAGTAGTGGAGCTACTGAATTCTTGTATAGCGTAGTAGCCCTGACAAACAACACATTGTTATATTTTCTTAATCTAAGCCCCCCTTAATATTTTACGAGAGAAGACATTCACATCTTTATCTGTTGGGTAAGCACAGACAAGGGAAGCTAAGATGCATTAGAGAAAGATGTTTTGTTGCCCTGTTTTGGAATCAGAAAACATTTAGCCTATTATGTTTCAAATAGGATTATGAAATAGGCAAAATGGAAACATTTAATATGTGATTAAACACAATTTATTATTGTTCATCTTAAAGCTGCAGACACCATATTTTCTGACAGACATTTAAATTGTAATAGAATCTGTCAGAGATTCTCGATACTAGCATCTTCGTTCCAAGCCTGCTATCTACTACTGTATATCTAGGTagtattttgacattttattatgGTAGCCTGGGATTCGGATGTATATTTTATGGTTATATAACATTGttgtgacaaaaaaattattcacaGTTTATTTCTGCTGGCTTTTTGAAAATTCACTTAAATTTGTGacacaatcataaatattataGACAATTGCAAACCTTTATTAATCTGAATCAGTcacctattttttttatttatcttctcTCTTTGAAACTTACTTACACCATCAAACTCATGGATGTCACTTGACTCTGCTAGTATTACTGTTGTAAGAGTGATGGgtcagaggaggaggaggaggaggaagaggagccTGACTTCACCAAATCCTTACCTGGCCCAGCACATCAGTCAAACCCTCCAAACCCTCCCTGTTCTCTACGACCACTGGGTCCTCTGAGTCCTCCAAGTTTTCTGACTTCACCAAGCCCACTGAGTATATCTCTTCCAGAACATTCATCCTGTAAGCAGCTTCTCACAACCGCAGAGCCTCACAAGTACAACGGGCTGGCCCCCTGCACACACTATAGCCCTGATCTATCCCCTGTTCCCGTGCGCTCCTACATGTTCTGCCCCTCGTGCTCTGGCATACTGCCCTTCTACCTGCCCCGAGACCAGGGACTAAGGAATGGAGGAGGAAGGATCAGCTACAGGGCCTTAGAGCAGCAAGAGTTAGACCTGCCTATGGACATGTCCAGCTTTAACAAGCTTAACCTCATACGTTCTATCACCATGAAGGAAGTGTTGACACACCAGAGCATCAGTACTGATGTGTAATTTCTTATGAAGATCTGGGTAGAGACTTTTCACAGAGTTTTTGATCTGGAAAGGGTATTAAGATTTACATGGACTATCTGAATTTAAAGGGTGTAGGATAATACAATAACCATAGAAATCATGACACTTTTAAAAGACTTTTTGTTTAAGGAtattaacaaaaatgaaatTGATGAACGAGATATGCTATGGATATGAGTACATGCATTTATGTGTAAAACAAATGTGTGAAGTTGTCATATGTTCTTATCTCATGACTAATTAGTAAAATAATGTAAGTAGTTATATGTTTTTTAATCATCAATTTATCAATTGTTTTAACTGCTATTAGTGACCAAggtttttttataaatatgtattttaaaaacagtaatatttattataaacaaattGTACCACGTGCTATAAAGAgcttgatttctttctttctcacatcAGATGCAATTGTGCCAACGCCTAGCATACCAAAGGGACAGCCAAAAAGATAAGTCCATTAAGTCATCACTGTCACCTAGGATTAAAGCAAAGCAGAAACCTAATAACTGTTACAAATCAGATGGTCGATTATTCTGTAAGATGTGTAAGTACATGAATGAGTGGAGTCGGATAGACTCAGAAAGGATAGAGACACTGGTGGCTTTTCAAAGCACaggtaatatttattttcattagttTCTTATTATAGAATTACATGCACTAGTGTAGTGGtcaaaaaaaatagaaaagatcATTTGTAAccttgtcattttaaaaaatagatataagTTCActaatatttctacatttttcttgttttttcacttttttcatttttcactttatttactCAAGTAAATATATTCACCACAACGACCCTTCAGAGGCTGCAAAGGTTACACACTCCTGTTGGGTCATTTTATTGAACAAGAAGTTGGAAGACTTGTCCATCGTTGATCAGCAAATTAAGCATCAGTGTGTGTTGTAAGTAGACCAGCAGATGGCGTAAGTTGTTTCACTCAGATAGCTGTTCACCACTTTGGCAAAACTAAGGAATGTTGGAATAGCAGTATACATCATATTACAGTCTGTCACATTGAGGGCAGAATGATCTGAATGTTGTTACACTTATTGAGTAACTGCAGTGGTTTCTTTAAATCAACCCAGACAGTTATTTCAATATCTGTCAAAagttattgtgttttattcaagCCTTCAAAGTAAAAACTGTAATATGCCTGATTTTACAGGATGTGAAAAATACTGCATACTGTTGGATTAGAAATGGAATCGTATTTATCCTACATTGAGAGGTAAcaaattgtgctttttttctacAATAAAATTAACGTTTTAATAAAATTGACgtttatttttgattgtttcTTTACACTGAGGTAACAGTAATGTATATTATATCAACTGGACTGCCACAAAGGAGCAATATATAAATTGCATAcagtttaaaatattacatgttCAAGTGCCAGGACACAGTCAATACGCAATACGCAATTACACATAATACGTCTCAGGAAAATCAAGTAAAATGGGTGTTTGTTGTTCCCTGCTGTCAAAAACAGCTGCTGATTGCAGAATAATAGTCAGAATGAGTGGAGAACATTGGGATGTTTAACCAAACACCTGCTCtgactaataaataaacaatagaaaAGCAATGGTCCAGTAACAGTTAAATACGATACCAAGGAAACAGCAGAGTGTTGTAACTAGCAGTAGATGAGCTTGTGTTTAAACGTACAAATCTTCCACCTTAAGTCCAAGGTAATATTCAGTACTGACTATCATCACTGCCAATTTAATGGATCATAAATATGCTCATGCTTTATAATTACGGTCCATGGAGcaataatcaaaataatttaaagttTCCTTAATGTATCCCATAGTTGTAGGACTTTGTCATAAAACAGATAATGCTACTAAAATACTGACATCAATAGTAGTTTAATATAgctagtttaaataaaaaaaagggatttAATGGGTAAACCAAGATATTCTAAGACTCTAGATGTCTGCCACTGTCTGTGGATGCTAGATATTCAATATTTGCCCCCATCATCCCTTTATGAAAGTTTTTGCATATTACCCAATGGTCCTGATTTAAGTGCATTAACTTTTTCCCTTGTGACAAAAACTAGGTGGCACGTTGATTCCTGCACGAATGGCAACAAGCCTTGCTGTAATACCAGTGACTGCAGAGGTTGACTTTAATGGCCAGAGAGCAGTTGGTGCTGGGACGATCTTGGCAGTTGTCATCTGTATGAAATTGAGCCATCAACACACCATATTAGTCAGTTACCTTGTCAAGGAACTACATTTATCTTAGGTATAGCCATTAGTCTAAAGACTGCAAGCAATGTATTAACCAACTTCTGCAAACATGAATGTGCAAGAGCACCAGTCCGTTACTCTTTGAGGTTTACCTGGTGGTTCAGTGGGGCAAGGTTGCAATGCACATGTCTGTTTGTTAACAGGCTTAGTCAGAGGGTCACATCCACGAACAAGTTCTCTTCCTTGGTAGCATTTCACATCCCTCATTCTCACTCCCACACCACACGTCTTGGTGCACTGTAATTTGAGCAACACCCACAGTTGTAATATACCTATATACACTTAATATACGTACGCCAGTTCCCAATTAAAAATATTCAATGAACCATGATGCAGCTACCTCAGACCAAGGTGTTGTATACCACTTGAAGCAAGGTCTCTCGAAGCAAGTGTCCTCATCTCCTGGCCGCTTGCTAGCATCACATTCTTCGTCCTCATGGATTTGAAATTTGCCACCCGTGATGCTGACACATAGCACAGTCCTCCTCTTTATGCCACGTCCACATGTTGTGTTGCACTGAGATGAGAAGTTTTCTTTCAGAAAAGGCTCAGCATACATCTCTGAGTATAACCCATAATGAATCATTTGCCATTTATCTATGCAATT of Ictalurus punctatus breed USDA103 chromosome 22, Coco_2.0, whole genome shotgun sequence contains these proteins:
- the LOC128628930 gene encoding protein FAM163B produces the protein MTAGTVVITGGLIAAVILLTIVTVLCYCRLQYYCCKSDGSEEEEEEEEEPDFTKSLPGPAHQSNPPNPPCSLRPLGPLSPPSFLTSPSPLSISLPEHSSCKQLLTTAEPHKYNGLAPCTHYSPDLSPVPVRSYMFCPSCSGILPFYLPRDQGLRNGGGRISYRALEQQELDLPMDMSSFNKLNLIRSITMKEVLTHQSISTDV